Proteins encoded together in one Cicer arietinum cultivar CDC Frontier isolate Library 1 chromosome 4, Cicar.CDCFrontier_v2.0, whole genome shotgun sequence window:
- the LOC101494672 gene encoding damage-control phosphatase At2g17340-like has product MFKQLHFYFILTGSLEEAMESKLVPFPLLLDSTNYGACTIPWRLPSDDPRVLTPTELSWINLLHSCIPSYKKRAETDTSVPDAANKAEIFAQRYAKILEDLKKDPASQGGSFDLLLLCRLREQVLKELGFRDIFKKVKDEENAKAISLFENVVRLNDAIEDEGNRLENLVRGIFAGNIFDLGSPELAEVFPRDGVSFSTTCENLLPRPWIIDDLDTLKLKWSNKSWKKVIIFVDNSGGDIILGILPFARELLRRGSQVVLAANDSPSINDVTYPELIEIISKLKDEEGNLLGVSTSNLFIANSGNDLPIIDLTKVSPELACHASDADLVILEGMGRSIETNLYAQFKCDSIKIAMVKHPEVAEYLGSRLYDCVIKYNEV; this is encoded by the exons ATGTTTAAGCagttacatttttattttattttgacggGATCTCTTGAAGAAGCAATGGAATCAAAACTGGTACCATTTCCTTTGTTATTGGATAGTACCAATTACGGAGCATGCACCATTCCATGGAGATTACCTTCTGATGATCCACGTGTCCTCACTCCCACTGAGCTATCTTGGATTAATCTCCTACACAGTTGTATCCCCTCCTATAA AAAGCGTGCTGAGACTGATACCTCTGTTCCTGATGCTGCAAATAAAGCTGAAATCTTTGCTCAAAG gTATGCTAAAATacttgaagatttgaagaaagaTCCTGCAAGTCAAGGCGGTTCTTTTGATCTCCTT CTTCTTTGCAGACTTCGTGAGCAAGTCCTTAAAGAATTGGGATTCAGAGATATCTTCAAGAAAGTCAAG GATGAAGAGAATGCAAAGGCCATCTCCCTATTTGAGAATGTTGTTCGTCTTAATGATGCTATTGAAGACGAAGGCAATCGACTCGAAAATTTAGTTAGAGGAATTTTCGCGGGGAATATATTTGATCTTGGTTCTCCAGAG CTTGCAGAGGTTTTCCCTAGGGATGGGGTGTCGTTTTCAACTACTTGTGAAAATCTTCTCCCTCGGCCTTGGATAATTGATGACCTtgatactttaaaattaaaatggagcAACAAGTCCTGGAAGAAG GTTATCATATTTGTTGATAACTCTGGTGGAGATATTATTTTGGGTATTTTGCCATTTGCAAGGGAGCTCCTTCGGCGTGGGAGTCAG GTTGTTTTGGCCGCTAATGACTCACCTTCTATCAATGATGTGACTTACCCTGAGCTAATTGAAATTATATCAAAG TTAAAGGATGAAGAAGGAAATCTCTTGGGTGTCAGTACTTCAAATCTTTTTATTGCTAACTCCGGAAATGATTTACCT ATTATTGATCTTACAAAGGTTTCACCAGAGCTTGCTTGCCATGCCAGTGATGCAGATCTTGTCATTTTAGAAGGGATG GGTCGAAGTATTGAAACAAATCTCTATGCTCAATTTAAATGTGATTCTATCAAGATTGCCATG GTGAAACATCCTGAGGTTGCAGAATATCTTGGGTCACGGTTGTATGACTGTGTAATCAAATACAATGAAGTTTAG